One segment of Triticum aestivum cultivar Chinese Spring chromosome 2A, IWGSC CS RefSeq v2.1, whole genome shotgun sequence DNA contains the following:
- the LOC123189884 gene encoding histone-lysine N-methyltransferase SUVR4, protein MISHKDRAQKAYEAMGCLGFPKKQVSPVLKHLYKLFENWEPIEDESYRILADTILDSQKNQQMPATSRHVTDQESEPHNSTSVTPDPDDQHPSAARYDMDVSDNETSLINRPMDVSENPQDALFLQEPKPEPEIDVPAAPVANDLNTGSSGGDNMLIEHCKTRDMLTWGSDARASIVNHDQNPDSSQHAVKDGVESTVQNTHQASFVELDVASSTLGEVKVSLKCKFDPSEVCISLDKVFKIVEDNCLRSYKTLPPDFSVGQLMNEICQYVAESRAVHSEAQNNGGSLQEQALETYAPFVKPIACKHAVDGNGNTAVGSSSEPSFQNWVVAYQPQEALFKQRPLHDVADITKGEERVRIPIVNEFGSDSCPPLFYYIRKNLIFQSAYVNTSLARIGDEDCCADCSGNCLLESHPCACARSTGGEIAYTPEGLVRAELIDECIAVNHFPEKDNKFYCKACPLEIYKTKPSPDPCKGHLARKFIKECWSKCGCGMQCGNRVIQRGITCNLQVFFTNEGKGWGLRTLDGLPKGAFICELVGEVLTSSELHERKAKNSKHVDQVLLDASWGSEGVLRDEEALCVDPTFYGNVGRFVNHRCYDANLVIIPVEVETPDRHYYHLALFTAKKIEAFEELTRDYGIDFDGTDDLNKAFDCMCGSKYCRGGPNNSRKRTRASASQN, encoded by the exons ATGATTTCCCACAAGGATAGGGCTCAAAAGGCGTATGAGGCCATGGGGTGTCTCGGCTTCCCCAAGAAGCAGGTTTCGCCAGTCCTGAAGCACCTCTACAAGCTCTTTGAAAACTGGGAACCCATCGAGGACGAGAGCTACCGCATCCTTGCTGACACCATCCTGGATAGCCAAAAGAATCAACAAATGCCTGCCACTAGCCGTCAT GTGACAGACCAAGAGTCCGAGCCTCACAACTCAACGTCGGTCACACCAGATCCAGATGACCAACACCCTTCTGCTGCTCGGTATGACATGGATGTTAGTGATAATGAAACCTCCCTCATCAACAGACCCATGGATGTCAGTGAAAATCCCCAAGATGCTCTCTTTTTACAAGAGCCCAAGCCTGAACCTGAAATTGATGTTCCAGCTGCTCCTGTTGCCAACGACCTCAATACTGGGTCTTCAG gtgGAGACAACATGCTAATTGAACATTGTAAAACAAGGGATATGCTGACATGGGGTTCTGATGCTAGAGCTAGCATAGTTAACCACGATCAAAATCCGGACAGCAGCCAACATGCAGTCAAGGATGGGGTAGAGTCTACTGTTCAAAATACTCACCAGGCATCTTTTGTTGAACTTGATGTAGCTTCATCCACTCTGGGTGAGGTGAAGGTGTCATTGAAATGCAAATTTGACCCTTCAGAGGTCTGCATTAGTTTGGACAAGGTCTTCAAAATAGTTGAGGATAATTGTCTCCGCTCATACAAGACCCTACCTCCTGATTTTTCTGTTGGCCAGCTGATGAATGAGATATGCCAATATGTTGCAGAGTCACGTGCTGTGCATTCTGAAGCTCAAAACAATGGTGGCAGCTTGCAAGAACAGGCTTTGGAGACGTATGCTCCCTTTGTGAAGCCAATTGCTTGTAAGCATGCTGTTGATGGGAATGGTAATACTGCCGTAGGATCATCCTCGGAACCTAGCTTTCAAAATTGGGTAGTTGCTTATCAGCCTCAGGAAGCACTTTTTAAGCAAAGGCCACTGCATGATGTTGCTGACATAACGAAGGGAGAAGAAAGGGTTAGAATACCTATCGTAAACGAATTTGGTAGTGATAGTTGTCCGCCATTGTTCTATTACATAAGAAAGAATCTCATTTTCCAAAGTGCTTATGTCAACACCTCACTTGCGCGGATTGGTGATGAGGATTGCTGCGCAGATTGTTCAGGCAACTGCTTATTAGAATCACATCCATGTGCATGTGCAAGATCAACTGGAGGTGAGATTGCATACACACCGGAGGGCCTGGTCAGGGCAGAATTAATTGATGAGTGCATTGCTGTTAATCACTTCCCAGAAAAGGATAATAAGTTCTACTGTAAAGCTTGTCCTCTTGAAATATATAAGACAAAGCCCTCACCAGATCCATGTAAAGGTCATCTTGCTAGAAAATTCATTAAGGAGTGTTGGAGTAAATGTGGCTGTGGCATGCAGTGTGGAAATCGTGTGATTCAGCGTGGGATAACATGCAATCTCCAG GTGTTTTTCACAAATGAAGGGAAGGGCTGGGGGCTACGGACGCTGGATGGGCTGCCAAAAGGTGCTTTCATCTGTGAATTAGTTGGGGAGGTACTAACAAGTTCTGAACTACATGAGAGAAAAGCCAAAAATTCTAAGCATGTGGATCAAGTGCTCCTAGATGCTAGTTGGGGTTCTGAAGGGGTGCTAAGAGACGAGGAAGCTCTCTGCGTTGATCCGACATTTTATGGGAATGTCGGGCGATTTGTCAACCATAG ATGCTATGATGCAAATTTGGTAATCATACCTGTTGAAGTCGAGACTCCTGATCGCCATTATTACCAT CTTGCATTATTCACTGCCAAGAAAATAGAGGCTTTTGAGGAGTTAACGCGG GATTATGGCATCGATTTTGATGGTACTGATGACCTCAATAAAGCATTTGACTGCATGTGCGGAAGCAAGTACTGTCGCGGCGGTCCGAATAATTCAA GGAAGAGGACTAGGGCAAGTGCAAGTCAGAACTAG